The DNA region GCGACGTAATCGTCGGCGCCGATCTGCAGTCCCTCGATGCGGGCCTCGGCCTCATGGCGCGCGGTCAGCATGATGATCGGCACCGAGGAGGACGAGCGGATGAAACGGGCGAGGTCGAAGCCGTTTTCGCCGGGCATCATCACGTCGAGGATGAGCAGGTCGAAATGCAGCCCGAGCAGCTTGGCGCGCGCGTCGCTGGCGCTCATCGCGGTGGTGACGCGGTAGCCTTCGCCGCACAGGAATCGCGACAGCAGGTCGCGAATGCGCCGGTCGTCGTCGACCAGCAGAAGATGCGGCGCGTCGTCGGCCGGCTCGGCCGGCGTCCGCACCATGGTTGCAGCCTGCACCACGCTCACTCCCTCGTCTTCTTGCCGCCGAAGATCGCCTCTAGCACCTTGTCGGGATCGTCGCGGTCGATCATCGCGCGCAGGAACTGGCGCACCGTCTCGACGCCGTCGGCATCGATGCCGGCGACCGCGCGATTGATGCGGTCGGTCTGCAGCCCCGCGAGCTTTGCGACCAGCGCCTCGCCCTTGGGCGTGGCGTAGAGCAGCCGTTGCCGGCGGTCGTTGTTGCCGGTCTTCTGCACGATGTAGCCCTCGTCCAGGAGCTGCTTGAGCACGCGGCCGAGCGACTGCTTGGTGATGCGCAGGACGTCGAGCAGGTCGGCCACCTTCAGGCCGGGATAGCGGGTGACGAAGTGGATAACGCGGTGGTGGGCGCGGCCGAAGCCGAATGCCTCCAACTCCTGGTCGGCGTCGCCGACAAAGTCGCGGTAGGCGAAGAACAAGAGCTCGATGACGTCCCAGCGCAGGTCGCGCCCGCCCGCTGCGGACGGCGAATGATCGCCCTCCTGCGAATCGGGTCTGGCAGCCATGCCTGGATAATTTATGTCAGTCATATTGACGTATCTTGGGTCCAATGTTACAAAACTGCATGTCATGACGAAATATTAAGTCGTTTCGTCCCCGACAACGTTTCATCGGCCTGAAAGAGCCAGCGATGGCGGTTTGGGCCGCAAATTTGACTACCGTGCGATTGTCGAGCGGCATTTCGGCAAACATACTGGACTTCGCTAATCCGCAAAAGCATGTCTAAGCGGGCATGTTGGCGCCGGAACCGGCCAAAGAGCCGGTCCTGGCGAAGTCCGGGTCAACCGGGCCTTTCGGGCCCCCGGGGGAAACAAACCGGCGCAGACGACCGCGCCGGTTGCGAGAGCGGAAAGCAGGACCATGAGTTTGAAATTCGAAATCCAGCCAGCGGCGAATGCGACCTCCGACAAGGATCGCACGGCAAAGCTCGTGGACCCCGGCTTCGGCCGCGTCTTCACCGACCACATGGCCATCGTCCACTACAACCAGGCCAAGGGCTGGCATGGCGCGCGCGTCGAATCCCGCGCCAATTTCCCGCTCGATCCGGCCGGCGCCGTGCTGCATTACGCGCAGGAGATCTTTGAGGGGCTGAAGGCCTACAAGCGCGACGATGGCGGCGTGAACCTGTTCCGCCCCGACGCCAATGCGCGCCGCTTCCGCGATTCGGCGGATCGCATGGCGATGGCGCCGCTGCCCGACGACGTCTTCATCGAGGCGGTCGAGCAGCTGGTGCGGATCGACCGCGCCTGGATCCCGGGCGGCGAGGGCAGCCTCTATCTGCGTCCCTTCATGATCGCGAGCGAGATCTTCCTCGGCGTCAAGCCGTCGGCTGAATACATCTTCTCGGTGATCGCCTCGCCGGTCGGCTCCTATTTCAAGGGCGGCCCGGCGCCGGTCTCGATCTGGGTGTCGGAGAATTACACGCGGGCTGCGGTCGGCGGCACCGGCGCGGTCAAATGCGGCGGCAACTATGCCGCAAGCCTGCGCGCGCAGGCCGAGGCGATCCAGCACGGCTGCGACCAGGTCGTGTTCCTCGATGCGGTCGAGCGCCGCTATATCGAGGAGCTCGGCGGCATGAACGTGTTCTTCGTGTTCGACGACGGCTCGCTCGCGACGCCGCCGCTCGGCACCATCCTGCCCGGCATCACCCGCGATTCGATCATCGCGCTGGCGAAAGACGCCGGTACGGTGGTGCGCGAGGAGCCCTATACGATCCAGCAATGGCGCGCGGATGCCGCCAGCGGTAGGCTGAAGGAGGCGTTCGCCTGCGGCACCGCCGCCGTGATCTCGCCGATCGGCAAGGTCTGTTCCGCCAGCGGCGATTTTTCGATCAGCGGCGGCGTCGCCGGCCCGGTCGCGATGGGCATGCGCAAGAAGCTGGTCGACATCCAGTACGGCCGCACCAACGACCCGCACAACTGGATCAGGAACGTCGCGTAATCGGCGCGCAAGTGTAAGGTGGGCACGCTGTCTCACTCCCTCGCCCCGCCCTCGCGGGGAGAGGGTGGGGTGAGGGGCTCTCTCAGTGCCGGGACTCGCGGAGAGTCCCCCTCACCCGGAACGCATCTCACGATGCGTTCCGACCTCTCCCCGCAAGCGGGGCGAGGTAAGGGACCGCGATGCCTTGCTCCGGGCCGGCTCGGCTGGTAACCCGACGTCATCCTTGTAAGGTCTCGCTCCTTACAGACCTCACGAGTCTGACATGGCCGACAAACCCAAAAAACCGCAGAAACTGAAGGCGCGCCTGCCGCGCGGGCTGGAGGATCGTGGCCCGGCCGCGATCAATGCCACGCGGGCGATGGTGGAGAAGATCCGCGCCGTCTACGAGCTCTACGGCTTCGAGCCGGTGGAGACCCCGGCGATGGAATACACTGACGCGCTCGGCAAATTCCTGCCCGACCAGGATCGTCCCAACGAGGGCGTGTTCTCGTTCCAGGACGACGACGAGCAGTGGATATCGCTGCGCTACGACCTCACAGCGCCGCTGGCGCGCTATGTCGCGGAAAATTTCGACGCGCTGCCGAAGCCGTACCGCTCCTACCGCTTCGGCTATGTGTTTCGCAACGAGAAGCCCGGCCCCGGCCGCTTCCGCCAGTTCATGCAGTTCGATGCGGATACGGTGGGCTCCGGTTCGCCGGCGGCCGACGCGGAGATCTGCATGATGGCGGCCGACACGATGCAAGCGCTCGGCATCCAGCGCGGCCAGTATCTCGTGAAGATCAACAACCGCAAGGTGCTCGACGGCGTGCTCGAGGCGATCGGTCTCGGTGGCGAGGAAAATGCTGGGCGCCGGCTCACGGTGCTGCGGGCGATCGACAAGCTCGACAAGTTTCCTGCCGACGAAGTTCGCAAGCTGCTCGGTCCCGGACGATGGGATGGCGGCGAAGAAGGCAAGGGCGACTTCACGAAGGGCGCCAACCTCAGCACGGCCGATGCCGATATCGTCTTGGCCGTCACTCAAAAGCGTGACGATTGGCGCGAGGCGATTGCAGCAGCGGACACCTATCTCGCCAGGAGCGAAATTGGACGGGCCGGTGTGAGCGAGCTCGAAGAGATTGCCAAGCTGGTCGCAGCGTCCGGCTATGGCGCGGACCAGATCAGTATCGATCCCTCCGTCGTCCGCGGCCTCGAATACTACACCGGCCCGGTCTATGAGGTTGAGCTGCTGCTCGACACCAAGGACGAGAAGGGCCGCCCGGTGCGGTTCGGCTCGGTCGGCGGCGGCGGACGCTATGATGGGCTGGTGTCGCGCTTCCGCGGCGAGCCAGTGCCGGCGACCGGCTTCTCGATCGGCGTGTCGCGGTTGCAGGCGGCGCTCACCTTGCTCGGCAAGCTCGAGACGCGGCCCGAGTTCGGACCCGTGGTCGTCACCGTGTTCGATCGCGACCGTGTCGCCGACTACCAGAAGATGGTGGCGGAGCTGCGCGCTGCGAATATCCGTGCCGAGCTTTATCTCGGCAACCCCAAGAACATGGGCAACCAGCTCAAATATGCCGATCGGCGCAACTCGCCCTGCGTGATCATCCAGGGGTCGGACGAGAAGGCGCGCGGCGAGGTGCAGGTCAAGGATTTGATCGAGGGCGCCAAGGCCGCCGCTGCGATCGCCTCGAACCAGGAATGGCGCGAAACGCGGCCGGCGCAATTCTCCTGTACCGAGGCCGATCTGGTCGCCAAGGTGCGCGAGGTGTTGGCCCGGCATGACGTGAGCTGGGGATAGCTGGATTGCCACGCGCGGGCTTGACCCGCGCAGCCATCTTCAAAATGATGCGCGCCGGCCGAACCCGGCCCTCGCCAGATTGCACGTCAACGATAACAAGGGAGTTTGTTCGATGCCCGAGATCACCGTCAGCATGGCCGCAGGCCGCACCGAGGAGCAGAAGCTCGGGATGATGCGCGACATCACCCAGGCGCTGGTGAAGAACCTCGGCGTCGATGCCGATGCGGTCGTGATCCAGATCAACGAGGCGCCGCTTCATCACAAGATGAAGGGCGGCAAGTCCTTCGTCGAGCGCGCAGCGGCTGCGAAGAAATGACGCGCGAAAGCGCGTCATCCCGGGGCGCGCATTAGCGCGAACCCGGGATCTCGATCCACAATCTCCAGATTCCGGGTTCACGCTTCGCGTGCCCCGGAATGACGAGCCAAGGCACGATGGACGCACGCGATTTCATCACGATCGGCATGAGCGCCGAGCGCATGCTGGTGGTGCCGGCGGAGCGCACGGTGGGGCACTTCGTGCCCGGCATGCCGATGGTCTATGCGACGCCGATGATGATCCTCGAAATGGAGATGGCGTCGGGCGATGCGATCCGCAGCGCGCTGCAGCCGGGCTGGGTCACGGTCGGCACCGAGGTCGACATCCGCCACCTCGCCGCAGCGCTCATCGGCGCCACGGTGCGCACCACCGCAAAAGTGATCGCAGTCGAGCGCCGCGTGATCCGCTTCGAGGTCGAGGCGTTCGAGGGCACGCGCAAGCTCGGCGAGGGCCGTCATGCGCGCGGCCTGATCAACGTCGAGACGTTCAACAAGCGGCTTGCCGGGGTGTCACGCGCGGAGCCGTAGGGTGGGTTAGCGAAGCGTAACCCACCATTTGCGCCGCGGCGACAGAAGCGGTGGGTTACGCCTCCGGCTAACCCACCCTACGGTTCAACAATCTCTACTTCGCCAATTCCTTCGAGCGCTTGGTCGCGGCTGCAATTGCGCGGGTCATCAGCGGTTGCATGCCGTCACGTGCCATCAGCACGTCGAGCGCCGCCGCAGTGGTGCCGCCGGGCGAGGTGACGTTCTGCCGCAACGTTGCGGACGGCAGGTCGGAGCGATGTAGCAGTTCGCCGGAGCCGGCGACGGTCGCCCGCGCCAGTGTCGTCGCGAGCTGCTCGGGCAGGCCGGCCGCGACGCCGGCGCGCGCGAGTTCTTCGGCGAGCAGGAACACATAGGCGGGACCGGAGCCGGAGACCGCGGTCACCGCGTCCATCAGGCCTTCATCGTCGATCCATTCGACCAGACCGGTCGCTTGCAGCAGCGCATCCGTAGTGGCGCGCTGCGCGGCAGTGACATTCTGCGCCGGCACCGCGACCGTGATGCCGCGGCCGATCGCCGCCGGCGTGTTCGGCATCGCGCGCACCACCGCGCCGCCGACCACCTCTTCCAGTGCCGCGATCGTGGTGCCGGCCATGATCGAGATCACCAGCGTCGACGGCGCGACCAACGCCTTCAGCGCCGCGCCGGCCTCGCGGAACGATTGCGGCTTCACGGCGACCACGAGCGTATCGACCGCGCCGACATCCTGCGCTTTCGGGTTGAGGCGGACGCCCTTCGCCGCAAGCGCGGAGATATCAGGCGAGACATAGGGATCGATCACCGCGACACGTTCAGGTGCCAGCCCTTGTGCGAGCCAGCCGGTCAGCATCGCGCCGCCCATCTTGCCCGCGCCCGCAAGCGCGATGGTGCCGGTGGTGTTCGTCAATGCGTTGCTTGTGCTCACAGGCGTCACCGTTCGTCGTCCCGGCCTAGTGCGCAATTGCGCACGGGGGCCGGGACCCATAACCACAGGCGGTTCTAGTGAAGCGAGCGGCAGGCCACAAGCAGTTTGCTTACCAACTGCTGCCGCGGCGTATGGGTCCCAGCCTTCGCCGGGACGACATCGTACTTGTGGCTGCTACGCCTCGCCGTCGGTCTCGAACATCGCGGCGGCCATCGCTTCTGCGGCCGGCTTGCCGGCCCACACCACGAACTGGAACGCCGGGTAATAACGCTCGCAGGCGTGGATCGCGTTGACCACCATGGCCTCGCATTGCGCGGTCGAGGCGGTCAGTCCGCCCGGCAGCACCAGCGCCTGGCGATGCATCACCATGCCGGTGTGGGTCCACAGGTCGAAATGGCCGACCCACAATTGCTCGTTGATCCCCGCGACCAGCCGCTGCACCTCGCCGCGCCGCGCCGGCGGAATCTTCATGTCGAAGGCGCAGGCGAGATGCAGTGCCTCGATCTCGCCCATCCAGGTGAAGGAGAGCTGGTAGTCGATCCAGTCGCCCTTGGAGACGATCGTCACCTCATCGTCGCCGGAACGCTCGAACGCCCAGTTGTTGTCGGTGGCGATATCCTCGACCACCGCAAGCGGGTTGTTCCGGGACTCGATGATGCTTTCGAGGAGGGACATGCCGTCTCGACCCTTGTTCTTTTGATCTCTTTGATACGCACACGGAAGCCGGCACTTGCGACAACTGCGTCGCGACCGAGTACAGTTCCTTCAAGCGGGCTTCCGAATGCCCCGGACCTGACGCGGATGAAGTGATGTGATTTGCGGAATCCGCGCAACCGCACGCCGAGTCCGTCCACAGCGAAAGCGCGCATCGTCCACAGCTGACTTCCGCCACATTTGTTAATTTGAGAACAAATCAGAATCGCAGCTGCATGCGTAAGAGTTTGTTAACTTTTTGCCGGCGCTTCGGCGCAGCGTGAATCAGCCCTCGCGGCCCGCGATGGCGTCGGGCAGGACAGCGGTGCGCTCATGGGGACCATGCAATTCGCCATGCCAATGGTGCTTGCCGGCCTGTCGCGGTTTGGTCATATTTGCGTCAGGCACGTCCATCCCGGGCGGGCCGATGTTCTCAGGGCGGGGTGAAAATCCCCACCGGCGGTAAGGGCGATGAGCCCAAGCCCGCGAGCGCCTTCTTCCGCGAAGCGGAGGAAGGGTCAGCAGATTCGGTGTGATTCCGAAGCCGACGGTTACAGTCCGGATGAAAGAGAACGGTTGCGGCAGCCCGCGCGGATTCGCGTGGGGCTCGTGTCGTTGTCCGTGTGCCCTGATTCTGGTCCTGAAAGAGGAAAGCCATGAATCAGATGTTGCAAGACCAAGACCTCCAAACCTCCGAAGCCCAAACCTCCCAAGCGGAAGCAGCCTCCGACACGCCGGCGGCTCCGCCTGCGGTCGAACATCCGCGCTTCGCAAAGCCGCAGCGCGTCGCCTTCGTGCAATCGTCCTGGCACCGCGAGGTGGTGGAGGAATGCCGCATCGCCTTCCTGAAGGAGATCGAGGCGCGACACATCACCAATATCGATGTGTTCGAGGTGCCGGGCTCGTTCGAGATCCCGCTGCATGCGCAGCTGCTGGCCAAGACGCGCCGTTACACCGCGATCGTCGCCGCAGGACTCGTCGTCGACGGTGGCATCTACCGCCACGAATTCGTCGCCGACACCGTGATCAAGGCGCTGATGGACGTACAGCTGCGCACCGAGGTGCCGGTGTTCTCCGCGGTGCTGACGCCGCAGCAATTCCACGAGACCGAGGTGCATTACGACTTCTTCCGTCGTCATTTCACCATCAAGGGTATCGAGGTCGCGGAAGCCTGCGCCAACACGCTGCTCAGCCTGGAGCGGCTGCGCGGCCAGGTCGCGGCGGGGATTGCGGGCTAGCCAGCACCAACGCAAAAACGATTCCGGCATGCGCGCCGGGATCGCTCACGTCGCCCGCGTATCGGTTATGCTTCCGGGCATAATCAAGATGCGCGGGAGGTGCTCATGGCTGAACAACATTCCTCCGATTGGCTCGGCCTTTCCGGCCGCGTGGCGGTCGTCACCGGCGGAGGCGGCGGCATCGGCCGTTCCACCGCGTTGAGTTTCGCGCGCGCCGGCGCCACGGTCGCCGCGCTTGATCGCGACGCGCGCGGGCTCGAAGAGACCAGGGCGAAGCTGCGCGAGTTCGGCGACGGCCATCTCGTCGCAAGCTGCGACACGACCAGCGCCGAGGACGTCGCGGCTGCCGCCTCGGCCGTCGAGCGCGCGCTTGGACCCTGCGGCATTCTCGTCAATACCGCCGCGGTGTTGCGCCCGGGCGGGCTCGACACGCTTTCGCTCGCGGAATGGAACGCGGTGCTCGCGGTCAATCTCACCGGCTATTTCATCTGTGCGCAGGCGTTCGGCCGCCAGATGCGCGGGGCCGGACGCGGCAGCCTGGTCCACGTCGCCTCGATCGCCGCCAGCAACGCACAGGGGCAGAGCGGTGCCTACAGCGTCAGCAAGGCCGGCGTCGTCATGCTGTCGCAGCAACTCGCCGCCGAATGGGGGCCGCACGGGCTGCGCAGCAACGTGATCAGCCCCGGCCTCGTGATCACGCCGATGAGCCAGGCCTTCTACGACACGCCCGGGGTCACCGAGCGCCGCACCGCCGTGGTGCCGCTGCGCCGGATCGGCGCGCCGCAGGACATGGCGGATGCGATC from Bradyrhizobium genosp. L includes:
- a CDS encoding tautomerase family protein gives rise to the protein MPEITVSMAAGRTEEQKLGMMRDITQALVKNLGVDADAVVIQINEAPLHHKMKGGKSFVERAAAAKK
- a CDS encoding thioesterase family protein encodes the protein MDARDFITIGMSAERMLVVPAERTVGHFVPGMPMVYATPMMILEMEMASGDAIRSALQPGWVTVGTEVDIRHLAAALIGATVRTTAKVIAVERRVIRFEVEAFEGTRKLGEGRHARGLINVETFNKRLAGVSRAEP
- a CDS encoding SDR family NAD(P)-dependent oxidoreductase, which encodes MAEQHSSDWLGLSGRVAVVTGGGGGIGRSTALSFARAGATVAALDRDARGLEETRAKLREFGDGHLVASCDTTSAEDVAAAASAVERALGPCGILVNTAAVLRPGGLDTLSLAEWNAVLAVNLTGYFICAQAFGRQMRGAGRGSLVHVASIAASNAQGQSGAYSVSKAGVVMLSQQLAAEWGPHGLRSNVISPGLVITPMSQAFYDTPGVTERRTAVVPLRRIGAPQDMADAILFLASDRSSYVNGEEIIIDGGYARTLMGHVPRPGF
- the proC gene encoding pyrroline-5-carboxylate reductase, giving the protein MGPGPRAQLRTRPGRRTVTPVSTSNALTNTTGTIALAGAGKMGGAMLTGWLAQGLAPERVAVIDPYVSPDISALAAKGVRLNPKAQDVGAVDTLVVAVKPQSFREAGAALKALVAPSTLVISIMAGTTIAALEEVVGGAVVRAMPNTPAAIGRGITVAVPAQNVTAAQRATTDALLQATGLVEWIDDEGLMDAVTAVSGSGPAYVFLLAEELARAGVAAGLPEQLATTLARATVAGSGELLHRSDLPSATLRQNVTSPGGTTAAALDVLMARDGMQPLMTRAIAAATKRSKELAK
- a CDS encoding 6,7-dimethyl-8-ribityllumazine synthase → MNQMLQDQDLQTSEAQTSQAEAASDTPAAPPAVEHPRFAKPQRVAFVQSSWHREVVEECRIAFLKEIEARHITNIDVFEVPGSFEIPLHAQLLAKTRRYTAIVAAGLVVDGGIYRHEFVADTVIKALMDVQLRTEVPVFSAVLTPQQFHETEVHYDFFRRHFTIKGIEVAEACANTLLSLERLRGQVAAGIAG
- a CDS encoding branched-chain amino acid aminotransferase, whose protein sequence is MSLKFEIQPAANATSDKDRTAKLVDPGFGRVFTDHMAIVHYNQAKGWHGARVESRANFPLDPAGAVLHYAQEIFEGLKAYKRDDGGVNLFRPDANARRFRDSADRMAMAPLPDDVFIEAVEQLVRIDRAWIPGGEGSLYLRPFMIASEIFLGVKPSAEYIFSVIASPVGSYFKGGPAPVSIWVSENYTRAAVGGTGAVKCGGNYAASLRAQAEAIQHGCDQVVFLDAVERRYIEELGGMNVFFVFDDGSLATPPLGTILPGITRDSIIALAKDAGTVVREEPYTIQQWRADAASGRLKEAFACGTAAVISPIGKVCSASGDFSISGGVAGPVAMGMRKKLVDIQYGRTNDPHNWIRNVA
- a CDS encoding YbjN domain-containing protein, which produces MSLLESIIESRNNPLAVVEDIATDNNWAFERSGDDEVTIVSKGDWIDYQLSFTWMGEIEALHLACAFDMKIPPARRGEVQRLVAGINEQLWVGHFDLWTHTGMVMHRQALVLPGGLTASTAQCEAMVVNAIHACERYYPAFQFVVWAGKPAAEAMAAAMFETDGEA
- the hisS gene encoding histidine--tRNA ligase, with amino-acid sequence MADKPKKPQKLKARLPRGLEDRGPAAINATRAMVEKIRAVYELYGFEPVETPAMEYTDALGKFLPDQDRPNEGVFSFQDDDEQWISLRYDLTAPLARYVAENFDALPKPYRSYRFGYVFRNEKPGPGRFRQFMQFDADTVGSGSPAADAEICMMAADTMQALGIQRGQYLVKINNRKVLDGVLEAIGLGGEENAGRRLTVLRAIDKLDKFPADEVRKLLGPGRWDGGEEGKGDFTKGANLSTADADIVLAVTQKRDDWREAIAAADTYLARSEIGRAGVSELEEIAKLVAASGYGADQISIDPSVVRGLEYYTGPVYEVELLLDTKDEKGRPVRFGSVGGGGRYDGLVSRFRGEPVPATGFSIGVSRLQAALTLLGKLETRPEFGPVVVTVFDRDRVADYQKMVAELRAANIRAELYLGNPKNMGNQLKYADRRNSPCVIIQGSDEKARGEVQVKDLIEGAKAAAAIASNQEWRETRPAQFSCTEADLVAKVREVLARHDVSWG
- a CDS encoding MarR family winged helix-turn-helix transcriptional regulator, which gives rise to MAARPDSQEGDHSPSAAGGRDLRWDVIELLFFAYRDFVGDADQELEAFGFGRAHHRVIHFVTRYPGLKVADLLDVLRITKQSLGRVLKQLLDEGYIVQKTGNNDRRQRLLYATPKGEALVAKLAGLQTDRINRAVAGIDADGVETVRQFLRAMIDRDDPDKVLEAIFGGKKTRE